The Deltaproteobacteria bacterium genome includes the window CTCCAAAGAGAACGCCAAGAAAGAACGGCCCGATTACACACCGCCGCAGATCGTCGTCAAAGATGAGCTGCGCGACGAGCCGGGCAAGAAAGCGCCGAAAAAGAGCGCCGTGCCGCCCGAGCAATTCAAGCTGCCGGTCATCAGCGAAGAAGGCTACAAAGTGCCGCCGCCGGAGCTGCTCGACATGCCCGAAGAGCAGCCGTCTAAAATTGACAAAGAAACGCTGCAAGCCAACTCGATCATTCTGCAAAAAAAGCTCGCCGACTTTGGCGTCGAGGGCGAAGTGGTGGCGGTGCGCCCCGGGCCGGTCATCACCATGTACGAGTTCAAGCCCGCACCGGGTGTCAAAGTCCGGCGCATCGTCATGTTGGCCGACGACCTGGCGATGGCGCTGCGCGCCGTCAGCGTGCGCATTTTGGCGCCGATTCCCGGCGAATCGGTGGTCGGCATCGAGATTCCCAACCCGCGCCGCGAAACGGTCTATCTGCGCGAGATGATCGAGGGCGAGGCCTATCAAGCCTCCGAATCGAAGATAACCTTGGCGTTAGGCAAGGACATCGGCGGCACCCCCTTCGCCGCCGATCTGGCGCGCATGCCGCATCTGCTGGTCGCCGGCGCCACCGGCACCGGTAAATCGGTGTCGATCAACGCGATGATTTTGAGCATCCTTTTCAAATCGTCGCCTTCGGACGTCAAATTCATCATGGTCGACCCCAAGATGCTCGAGTTGACGGTTTATGAAGATATTCCGCATTTGCTCGTGCCGGTGGTCACCGATCCCAAAAAGGCCGCCGCGGCGCTGTTCTGGGCGATGGATGAAATGGACCGCCGCTATCGTCTAATGAGAGACAAGGGCGTGCGCAACATCGACAGCTACAACAAGAGTTCGGAAAAGGAGAACGCCGGTCGGAGCCCGACGGTCAGCGCGCAAGAAGGACCATCGGGCGACGCCGCGGAGCTCGGCGGCGACTTGAGCGAAGCGGCGCCGATCGTCCATGAAAAAATGCCGCGCATCGTTATTATCGTCGACGAGCTGGCCGACCTCATGATGACCGTCGGGCGCGACATCGAGGAGTACATCACCCGCCTGGCGCAAAAAGCGCGCGCCGCCGGCATCCATCTGATTCTCGCCACGCAGCGGCCCTCGGTCGACGTCATCACCGGTCTGATCAAGGCCAACTTTCCGGCGCGGGTTTCGTTTCAAGTCACTTCGCGCATCGATTCGCGGACGATCTTGGATTCCATGGGCGCGGAAAAGCTTCTGGGCAACGGCGATTTGCTCTATTTGCCGCCGGGAACGGCGCGCCTGACCCGCGTCCACGGCGCCTTTGTCTCGGACCAGGAAGTGCGCCGGGTCATGAAGTTCATCAAGGCCCAGGGCCGGCCGCAGTACCGCACCGATGTCCTGCAAGCCAAAAAAGAGATGGAGGCAGCGGCGGCGGCGGACGAAGAATATGACGAGATGTACGACCAGGCAGTGGCCATCGTCACCGAAACCCAGCAAGCGTCGATCTCGATGGTCCAGCGCCGGCTGCGCGTCGGCTACAACCGCGCCGCCCGCATGATCGAACAAATGGAGCGCGACGGGGTGGTAGGCCCAGCCGACGGCGCCAAACCGCGCGAAGTCTATGCAAGAAAAATTGAAGAATAGCTTTTTGGGGAAATTGCTGGCAGCGCTCCTCCTAAAATTCCCGCCTTTGAAAAAGGGGGGTCAAATCATCACGGCTGCGGTTCTCGCCGCATTCGCACTGACGGCGCAACTCCACAGCGCCGAACCGAGCGCCGATGCCATCGTCGACGCGCTGCAAAAAAACTACGACGCGACCGGCGATTTCGTCGCCGACTTCAGCCAGGAGACCGCGGTCAAAACCCTCAACCGCAGCCTCAAGGCCAGCGGCAAAATCACCTACAAACGGCCGGGCAAGATGCTCTGGCGCTACGAAGAGCCCAAGGGCCAATTCGTCCTGGCCGACGGCAAGCATCTTTACTTCTTTCAGCCCGAGCAAAACCAGGTGATCAAAAGCCCGCTGAAGAACGCCTTTCGCGGCGACATCCCGCTGTCGTTTTTGCTCGGCTTGGGCAACTTGAAAAAAGACTTCAACGCCGCGCTCCAATCCAGTGAGGGCAATCAGTACACCCTGCGTCTGGAACCCAAGGGCGAAGCGGGCGGCTACAGCGAAATCCTCATCAGCGTCAACAAGAACAGCTTCGACATCCAATCGGTCAGCGTGCGCGACGCCGCCAGCAATGTGACGACATTGCGCTTTGCTGCGATGCAGAAGGGCACCGGCGTCAAAGATTCCCTGTTTCAATTCCAAGTTCCCGCCGGCGCCGACGTAGTGGAGCTGGGCCAGTGAGCCAGACGCCGAAAAAACTTAGCATCGTCAGCCTGGGCTGCGCCCGCAACCTGGTCGATTCCGAGGTCATGGCCGGCTTGTTGAAGCAGCATGACTACGAAATCGTCGAGGAGCCAAGCAGCGCTGACATCGTCATGGTCAACACCTGCGGCTTCATCGGCGCTGCCAAGGAAGAGTCCATCGACACGATATTGGAAATCTCCAAACTCAAGGATGCTGGCCAGGTAAAAAAGCTCATCGTCGCCGGCTGCCTGTCGCAGCGCTACCCGGAGGCCATGGCGAGCGAGCTGCCCGAGGTCGACCTGTTTATCGGCACCGGCGAGGTGCCGCGCATCGTCGACATCCTGCGCGAGCACGAGGCCAACCGGAGCCGGCGACAGTATGTCGGCTTGCCCAGCTATCTCTACGACCATGCCACCCCCCGGCTGCGCACCACCGCGTCCCACACGACCTATTTAAAGGTCTCCGAAGGGTGCGACCACAAGTGTGCTTTTTGCATCATCCCCCAGCTGCGCGGCCCGTCGCGCAGCCGTTCGATCGACTCGGTAGTCGCCGAGGCACGGATGCTGAGCCAAAGCGGCGTCAAGGAAATCAACCTGATCGCCCAGGACCTGACCGCCTACGGCCGCGACCGCAAGGACGGCACGACGCTTTACGGTCTTTTGCGCGAGCTGGACCGCCTTCCCGAAGTCGTCTGGCTCCGGCTCTTGTACTCCTATCCCAATTTCCTCGACGCTCCCCTGCTCGACCTGATCCGCAACA containing:
- the rimO gene encoding 30S ribosomal protein S12 methylthiotransferase RimO, whose protein sequence is MSQTPKKLSIVSLGCARNLVDSEVMAGLLKQHDYEIVEEPSSADIVMVNTCGFIGAAKEESIDTILEISKLKDAGQVKKLIVAGCLSQRYPEAMASELPEVDLFIGTGEVPRIVDILREHEANRSRRQYVGLPSYLYDHATPRLRTTASHTTYLKVSEGCDHKCAFCIIPQLRGPSRSRSIDSVVAEARMLSQSGVKEINLIAQDLTAYGRDRKDGTTLYGLLRELDRLPEVVWLRLLYSYPNFLDAPLLDLIRNSDKICKYIDIPFQHISKRLLTKMRRGKSGSAVREAIAKLRGAIPALTLRTSLIVGFPGETEDDFDELCDFVEEAGFERLGVFKYSEEEGTAAATMGDKIDEQEKERRWQEVMDLQADISRKKNEALIGSIQRVMIDRIDSETGMICGRTQAHAPEVDGVVHIGPTEKELAPGSMLDIRITSALDYDLIGEQTHGN
- the lolA gene encoding outer membrane lipoprotein chaperone LolA; its protein translation is MQEKLKNSFLGKLLAALLLKFPPLKKGGQIITAAVLAAFALTAQLHSAEPSADAIVDALQKNYDATGDFVADFSQETAVKTLNRSLKASGKITYKRPGKMLWRYEEPKGQFVLADGKHLYFFQPEQNQVIKSPLKNAFRGDIPLSFLLGLGNLKKDFNAALQSSEGNQYTLRLEPKGEAGGYSEILISVNKNSFDIQSVSVRDAASNVTTLRFAAMQKGTGVKDSLFQFQVPAGADVVELGQ
- a CDS encoding DNA translocase FtsK — protein: MEKGRLTREIWGVVLFLTVLLITISLLSFDVKDRSFNTPSGLVQTHNWGGFLGAYLADMLLQGFGLSSFLFPVFGAMIAFQLFRAQFKGISWLKTLGYGVFFLSVAVTISIFIDAENAREAGGIVGGFFKEAILVPWFGRISATLITLAALLLSLMLLTQNSLADLFDRTSKNILQLRKSVLPAVGEKIKDLKEKQEKRKAETSKENAKKERPDYTPPQIVVKDELRDEPGKKAPKKSAVPPEQFKLPVISEEGYKVPPPELLDMPEEQPSKIDKETLQANSIILQKKLADFGVEGEVVAVRPGPVITMYEFKPAPGVKVRRIVMLADDLAMALRAVSVRILAPIPGESVVGIEIPNPRRETVYLREMIEGEAYQASESKITLALGKDIGGTPFAADLARMPHLLVAGATGTGKSVSINAMILSILFKSSPSDVKFIMVDPKMLELTVYEDIPHLLVPVVTDPKKAAAALFWAMDEMDRRYRLMRDKGVRNIDSYNKSSEKENAGRSPTVSAQEGPSGDAAELGGDLSEAAPIVHEKMPRIVIIVDELADLMMTVGRDIEEYITRLAQKARAAGIHLILATQRPSVDVITGLIKANFPARVSFQVTSRIDSRTILDSMGAEKLLGNGDLLYLPPGTARLTRVHGAFVSDQEVRRVMKFIKAQGRPQYRTDVLQAKKEMEAAAAADEEYDEMYDQAVAIVTETQQASISMVQRRLRVGYNRAARMIEQMERDGVVGPADGAKPREVYARKIEE